A genome region from Alistipes dispar includes the following:
- a CDS encoding TolC family protein, with protein MSWNNCKRFGLFLICLPAALPAAAQSDTLFLPVERLFELGVRHNLALQADALEERSALERERGARAERLPDLQVGLRGGYAGRPTVFRQGLAGAYHPDAPDWSQNYAVDLSQPIYRGGKLRYAVRKAGMERSLAALRTEADAADIRLALLEQYMQLFELYRRQEVFSRNIEESERRLHDIRRMKEEGLITNNDVLRSEMQLTDDRLSLQRTQNDLVLASQHLDILLGLRETLLIRPDTAILHRPIELESYETYVGEAYAGDPDLKRLRMQTELARNDVALARSAIRPDVSLYASNTLARPVARTMEDLYNNNWNVGLSVSVPLFALYKSRYKVRESRLAVALNRNAEEQEMQRLRLRVHTAYLRHREAVQEVKALRLSARQAQENYRIMQNRYMNQLAILTDLLDANSVRLDVELQLTAARTRVVYTYYQLLRACGRL; from the coding sequence ATGAGCTGGAACAACTGCAAACGGTTCGGTCTTTTTCTGATCTGCCTGCCCGCCGCACTGCCCGCCGCGGCCCAGAGCGACACGCTCTTCCTTCCCGTGGAGCGGCTTTTCGAACTGGGCGTCCGACACAACCTGGCATTGCAGGCCGATGCGCTGGAGGAGCGGAGCGCCCTCGAACGGGAGCGGGGCGCCCGGGCCGAACGGCTGCCCGACCTGCAGGTCGGCCTGCGGGGAGGCTACGCCGGCCGGCCGACCGTCTTCCGGCAGGGGCTCGCCGGCGCCTATCATCCCGACGCACCCGACTGGTCGCAGAATTACGCCGTGGACCTCTCGCAGCCGATCTACCGGGGAGGGAAACTGCGCTACGCCGTCCGCAAGGCGGGCATGGAGCGTTCGCTCGCCGCGCTGCGCACCGAAGCGGATGCCGCGGACATCCGTCTGGCCCTTCTGGAGCAATACATGCAGCTTTTCGAACTCTACCGCCGGCAGGAGGTCTTCTCCCGCAACATCGAGGAGTCGGAACGCCGCCTGCACGACATCCGCCGGATGAAGGAGGAAGGGCTCATCACGAACAACGACGTGCTGCGCAGCGAAATGCAACTGACCGACGACCGGCTCTCGCTGCAACGGACGCAGAACGACCTCGTGCTGGCGTCCCAGCACCTGGACATCCTGCTGGGACTGCGGGAAACGCTGCTCATCCGCCCCGACACGGCCATCCTGCACCGCCCGATCGAACTGGAGTCCTACGAGACGTATGTCGGAGAGGCCTATGCCGGCGACCCGGACCTGAAACGCCTGCGGATGCAGACCGAACTGGCACGGAACGACGTCGCACTGGCGCGCTCCGCCATCCGGCCCGACGTCTCGCTCTACGCCTCGAACACGCTGGCCCGCCCCGTCGCCCGGACGATGGAGGACCTCTACAACAACAACTGGAACGTCGGACTGTCGGTCTCCGTGCCCCTTTTCGCGCTCTACAAGAGCCGCTACAAGGTGCGCGAAAGCCGGCTGGCGGTCGCCCTGAACCGGAACGCCGAAGAGCAGGAGATGCAGCGTCTCCGCCTGCGCGTGCACACGGCCTACCTGCGCCACCGGGAGGCCGTGCAGGAGGTCAAGGCCCTGCGGCTCTCGGCCCGGCAGGCGCAGGAGAACTACCGCATCATGCAGAACCGCTACATGAACCAACTGGCCATCCTGACCGATCTGCTGGACGCGAACAGCGTGCGGCTCGACGTCGAACTGCAACTGACGGCGGCACGCACGCGCGTCGTCTACACCTATTACCAACTGCTGAGAGCCTGCGGGCGTCTCTGA
- a CDS encoding bifunctional helix-turn-helix domain-containing protein/methylated-DNA--[protein]-cysteine S-methyltransferase, whose amino-acid sequence MKTQQELDSERIAAAIEFLILHRTSHTGLGDVADHVHLSPCHFQRMFQRRVGVSPKQFARFLSVEYAKKILTETRASLFDAASEAGLSTTSRLHDLFVTIEGMTPGEYKRGGASLEIGYSFAPTPFGEVIVASTPKGICHLTFADEGRDEAFERLRSLFPNASYHRGTDPNQQRALSIFGRDWSDTEAVRLHLKGTAFQLKIWNALLQIPSGGLTTYSDLAQKAGYEGAQRAVGTALGNNPVVLLIPCHRVIQASGIIGNYRYGPTRKNALIGWEAARREQDGRR is encoded by the coding sequence ATGAAAACCCAGCAGGAACTCGACAGCGAACGGATCGCGGCGGCCATCGAATTTCTGATTCTGCACCGCACCTCGCACACCGGACTCGGCGACGTGGCGGACCACGTGCACCTGAGCCCCTGCCACTTCCAGCGCATGTTCCAACGACGGGTGGGCGTCTCCCCCAAACAGTTCGCCCGCTTCCTGAGTGTCGAATACGCGAAAAAAATCCTGACGGAGACCCGCGCCTCGCTGTTCGATGCGGCGAGCGAAGCGGGCCTCTCGACCACGAGCCGCCTGCACGACCTTTTCGTCACGATCGAGGGCATGACGCCCGGCGAATACAAACGCGGCGGAGCCAGCCTCGAAATCGGCTACTCGTTCGCTCCGACACCTTTCGGTGAAGTCATCGTCGCCTCGACCCCCAAGGGCATCTGCCACCTGACCTTCGCCGACGAAGGCCGGGACGAAGCCTTCGAACGGCTGAGAAGCCTCTTTCCGAACGCCTCGTACCACCGGGGAACCGATCCGAACCAGCAACGGGCCCTCTCGATCTTCGGCCGGGACTGGAGCGACACCGAGGCGGTCCGCCTGCATCTGAAGGGAACCGCATTTCAGCTCAAGATATGGAACGCACTGCTCCAGATTCCGAGCGGCGGACTGACCACCTACTCCGACCTGGCGCAGAAGGCGGGATACGAAGGGGCGCAGCGTGCGGTCGGCACGGCGCTCGGAAACAATCCCGTCGTGCTTCTCATTCCCTGCCACCGGGTCATCCAGGCCTCGGGCATCATCGGCAACTACCGCTACGGACCGACGCGCAAAAACGCCCTCATCGGCTGGGAGGCGGCCCGGAGGGAACAGGACGGGCGGCGCTGA